The Polyangium aurulentum genomic interval CGGTAGCGTCGGGCAAGGCCTAGGAGCGCGGTCGCGCGTAGACGTCGCGGCGGTCGGGGACGTGCTGGCCGGCGGCGAGCCACCAGGTGCCGTCGCGGCGCACGAGGACGAAGAGGGCGAGCTCGTCGAAGGAGCCGGGAACGCCAGGCTCGGGCTCGCCCGATTCGCGCGTCGTCGCGAGACGACGAACGTACGCGACCGCCACGTCGGGCGTCGGAAAGCGCGCGTGCTCGACGACGTAGCGTGACGCGCCCGGCACCGGCTTGATCCCGGCGAACATCTTCGTGTGAATGGCATGAATGGCGTCGTAGCCGTCGACGACCGCACCGAACGGGCTTCCCCAGAGCACGTCCGCCGAGAAACGAGCATTGAACCGATCCGCATCGGCCGCATCGATGGCTGCCTGCAGCTCCGCGACGAACTCGGTGACGGGCGACGCGTCGCGTGACGACGATTCGGCCAGCGCAGGGCGCACGTCCTCGCGGCCGGCCGCGAGCGCGCTCGACCACCAGACGAGCTCGTCCAGCATGGCCTTGGCGCTGGGCTGCAGGTGGGCGATATCGGCCAGGTTCTGCCCCTTCCTCGCCGCCATGAAGTCCGCGCCCTGGATATGAACGCCCGTCCGGGTGGGCGCCATCTGCAGCTCGACGAAGATGAGGCGGAGCTGCTCCACGGCGCGCGCGGCGCCGACGCCTCCATAGCCGACGCAGGCAGCGGCCTTCCGGTTCCACTCCGGATAGGCGTAGTCGAGCGCGTTCTTGAGCACGCCGGACGGAGCGCGATTGTACTCGGCGGTGACGAAGACGTAGCCATCGAATTCCGCCACCTTCTTTTGCCAGCGCCGGGCGACCTCGCTCTTGCTGGGCACCCAGGCGTTCGAGCCCGCCTCGTCGAAGAAGGGCATCGGGAAGTCGCGCAGGTCGACGAGCTCGGCCTCGAGGTCGTCTCGTCGTGCCGCCATGTCGAAGATCCACTGCGCAGGCTTGTCACCGAAGCGGCCTTCGCGGGTGGTGCCGATGATGATGCCGATCTTGGGCTTGGTCATGACGCCTCTCATGACAACGAGGCGCGGCTCGTGAGGCCGCAGCACCAACGTGTTGGCAAGATGGTATCCTATTGGCATGCTCTTGGCCGAGCGCGCGCCCCGGTCCCACAATGCCTACCGGACCCTTGAATCGGAACGAGGAGAGAGCATGACGACAAAGGCAGAGAGGGTGCTGGTGATCGGCGTCGTGGCCGAGGTCAACCGGCAGGTGGTCGACGGGTTGAAGGCGCTCGGATTCTCTGCGGTGGGCTCCATCGCGCCATCGACGGCGGCGACGGACTTCCACGCCCGTGATTTCGATCTCATCGCCATGGGAGGCGGCGTGGACGCCGCGACGCGCCGTCGCCTCCGCGAGGCCTTCGAGGAGCAAAACAAGGACGTGCTGCTGCTGGATGGCTTCGCCCCCGTCGCAGTGCAGCAGATCGCCTGGACATTACGTGGATCTCGTGACGGGGGAAGTCATGCGAGCGACTTCTCCGTCGAGGATCGCGGAGAGAAGCTCGAGGCGCGGGTGACGACGCGAAGAGACTGCCGGCTGCGCCTCGACGTCTACCGGTCCCGCGGCACCAATCAATGGGACGTCGTGCGCGTCGCCGAGGCCTCCGTGACCGCCGGCGCGCATGGATTCGAGATCGACAAGGAGATCACCCGTGACGCGCTGATGCTGGTCCTCACCCTGAATGAGGAAGAGCACCTCCTTCATCGACTGATGCCGCGCCCGTGAACGTCTCGGGAGCGGCGCCGCAGGCTCAGTGAAAGCCTTCGGCCGTGAGCGCCGCGCGGACGGCAGGGCGCGCGGAGAGCCGCTCGAGGTACGCGCCAAGCGCGCCGGGCAGATCGACCCGCAGCAGGTGTCGATACGTTCGCAGCGCGAAGTATGCATAAGCGTCGAGGATGGTGAACGCGTCGCCGTGGAGGAACGGGCGATCGCCGAGCGCCTCGGCGAGCAGTGCGACGCGGCCAGCGAGGCGCTCGGCAGCCCAGCGCTTCGACTCCTCGCCAACGTTCGGCATCAGGGTGAACGGCGCGAAGCCCTTGTGCAGCTCGGTGGCGATGAACTGCAACCATTCGTCGAAGCGAACCCGCACGAGATCGCCGCGCGGCGGTGCAAGCTTGGCCTGGGGCCAGGTGTCGGCGATGTAGTTCAGCAAGACCGCAGTCTCGGTCAGCAAATTGCCGTCCGGAAGCAGCAGCGCGGGCACATAACCCTTGGGGTTCAAGCGCGTGAAATCGTCGCCGTCCGCGGTCTTCTTGCTCCTCAGGTCGACGCGGGCGAGCTCGAACGTCGCGCCGGCCTCGCGAAGCGCGACGTGCGGCGCGAGCGAGCAGACCCCTGGCGTGTAGAAAAGCTTCATCGTCTCGGTCATGCCCGCAGTCTAGGCAGCCGACGCGCCTTGAACAATGACGACAGATTGATCACTCTGTCCAGCGACATGAACAGCCGCCCCGACTTCGCCGCCATCGAAGCCTTCGCTCGCGTCGCCGAGACGGGCAGTTTCCGCGCCGCCGCCCTCGCTCTGTCCGCGCCGGTGTCGACCGTCAGCGTGCAGGTCCGTCGTCTCGAGCGGCGCCTCGGCGCCCGGCTGCTCGAGCGCACGACACGGCGCGTCCGCCTGACCGAGGAGGGGCGTGAGTACCTCGAAAAGGTGCACGCCGGGCTCGACGCGATCGCCGAGGCGGAGCGCACGGTGTCGTCGCGCGGCAGCGAGGCCCGCGGGCGCCTGCATGTCGCGGCGCCTGTCGAGTTCGGGCAGGCGGTGCTCGGGCGCGTGCTCGGGCGATACGCGAAGGAGCATCCGGGCGTCGCTGTCGACGTCGAGCTCGTCTCCGAGCGCGTCGATCCGGTGCGCGACGGCTTCGACGTCGTGATCGAGGCCGAGCCGTGCGACAGCGCGTCGCTCGTGGCGCGCAAGCTCGGCGCGCCCTCGCGGCGTCGCCTCGTTGCCAGCGCGGAATACCTCGCGCGTCACGGCGTCCCGGCGCACCCGCGCGAGCTGGCGCGGCACACGTGCCTGGTGATGGGCACCCGGCGCGAGGCGGTCACGTGGCGCTTCACCCGCGGCGGCACGAAGCTGTCGATCGTGCACCGGCACGCGACCGCGAATAGCTGGGCGCTGCTGCGTGACCTCACCGTCGCGGGCTGCGGGATCTGCTGCCTGCCGGATTACCTGGCCGCGCCAGCGATCTCCGATGGCAAGGTCGAGGAGGTGCTCGCGGCGTACGCAATGCCCGCCGAGCAGATGTACGCGGTGTATCCCCGCAGCCAGCACGTGCCCGCGCGCCTGAGCACCTTCGTCGCGGTGCTGCGCGACTTCCTCGAGGTTTGGCCGGGCTGCCTACCCAAGCCGCCCCCGCGGACGTCCGCGGGGTGCGCTTGAGGGGCGCTCCGTGTGAATGAAATCAGGCGGAGCCTCCCTCGCAGCGGAAGCTCGCCAGCAGCGGCAGGTGGTCCGATAGCGTATTCCATGGTTTCCCGCGAAAGCAGGAAGCGCTCTCGAGCTCGCAGCCTCGGAAATAGATGCGATCGAGGTGGAAGATCGGAAAGCGGCTAGGGAACGTCCGCGCGTAGTGACGGTGCGCGACACGGAACGCCTCGCGCATCGAGAGCCCCTCGACCAGCTCGCGCGAGATCTGCCGGCGCCAGTCGTTGAAATCGCCCGCGACGAAGAGCGGCGCCTCCGCTGGCACGCTGTTCTCGACATACGTGCGAAGGCGTCGCGCCTGCTCCCGCCGCTCCCCCTGCGACAGCCCGAGGTGGATCCCCATCACGTGCACAGGTTGCTCGCCCAGGGCGCGCACCGTCACGTGCAGGATCCCGCGCGGCTCGGCCCGTCCGACCGTGATGTTCTCGTTCCGCCAGCTCAGAATGGGAAATCGGCTGAGGACGGCGTTGCCGTGGAAGTGCGTCGTGAAGACGGCATTCGTCCCGTACGCATGGTGGGGCCAGACTTCGTCGGCCACCTCCTCGAGCTGGGACCGGAGCCGCCCTGGGCTGCTTCCCGCCTGGAGGTCGAGGCTGCTTCCAGCGACCTCCTGGAGGACGACGATGTCCGCGTCGAGCTCGCGGATCGCGGACCGGAGCACGGCAAGCGTGAGGCGATTGCGGCTCACCGTTATCCCTTGGTGGATATTGTAGGACAGAAGCCGTAGGCGCGACGCTTGCATGACGGTCGTTCTAGCAGGTAACCTTGTGCGGAAAGCTTGTATACTACAAGAACGGAGAAACGCGTGGCGGATCTCCTCGTCCTCCCGGGCCTCCGTCATCATCGACGCGGCGGATTACTTCGCCGCCTTCGCGGAGGCGGCCCAGCGCGCGCGCCACTCGATTCTCATCCTCGGCTGGGACATCCAGTCGAACGTGAAGCTGTGGCCGGATGGCGCGGATCGCGGGGTCCCGGATGAGCTCGCCGACTTCCTGGGCGCCCTCACCCGCCGCAGGCCCGAGCTCCACGTGCGGCTGCTCTGCTGGGAGGGCGCTGTCATCTACAAGTTCGAGCGCGAGCCGGACGAGGAGAGAAAGGGGCGCTTCAACGCCCACCCGCGCGTCGACTTCCGCTTCGCCAGCCTTCCCCCCGTCGGGGCCGCCCGCCACGAGAAGCTCGTCGTCATCGACGATCGCGTCGCCTTCGCGGGCGGCATCGATCTCGCGCGCGATCGGTGGGACACGTCCGAGCATCTCGCGCGGGATCCGCGCCGGGTGAACCCGCTCGGGGAGGCGTATCGCCCATTCCACGACGTCCAGCTCGTCGTCGATGGCGACGCCGCGCGGTCGCTCGGCGATCACGCGCGCGAGCAGTGGCGCAAGGTGACGGGCGAGTCGCTCGAGCCCGTCGAGATCCACGCCGAAGACGCCTGGCCGCCCTCGGTCACGCCCGATTTCCGCGACGTCTCAATCGGGATCTCCCGGTCGGATCCCCGCTTCGGCTCGAGACGCCCCGTCTGCGAGATCCTCACCTTCTTCGAGGACGCGATCGCCTCGGCCCGCCGCTCCATTTTCATCGAGTGCGAATACCTCACCTCGGGGGCCATCATCGAGGCGCTCTCGAAGCGCCTGCGCGACCGCAACGGCCCGGAGATCCTGGTGGTCGCGCCCGCCCGCGCGAGCGGATGGCTCGAGCAGACGACGATGGGGATCCTGCGCGAGCGCGCCCTGCGCCGGCTGCGGGCCGAGGATCGCCACGGCCGCCTCCACCTGTATTACCCGACGGTGCCCGGCCTCGGGCAGGATTACATCTATCTCCACTCGAAGGTCCTCATCGTCGACGATCACCTGCTGCACGTCGGCTCCGCGAACTTGAGCAACCGGTCCATGGGCGTCGATACCGAGCTCGATCTCACGATCGAGGGGCGTATCGAGGCGCGCGCCGTGCGCGAGCGGCTCCTCGCCGAGCACCTCGGCACGACGCCCGACGCGGTCCGGCAGGAGACGGAGCAGCGCGGCTCCATCGTCGCGGCCGTCGAGGCGCTTCGCGGCGGCGACAGGACGCTCGTTCCCATCGCGGCCGAGGCCACGCCGCTCCTCTGCACGATCGTCCCCGACGCGGTCGATCCGCGCTATCCCATCGACCTGGTCGGCATCGTGTCCGATCACGCGCCGCAGCGCGCCCCTGGCTCGCGCGTGGCGCTCGTCAAAGCGATCCTCCCGTGGGTCCTCTTCATCGGGGCGGCGCTCGCCTGGCAGCTCACGCCGCTCAAGCAATCGCTCAATCTCCAGGCGCTCGACCAGGTCGCGAGGTTTCTCGACGAGACGCCGCTCGCCCCGGCGCTCATCATCGGCGCCTTCGTCGCGGGCGGGCTCGTCTTCTTCCCGCTCAACGCGCTCGTCGTCGCGACCGCGCTCCTCTTCGCGCCGCCCCTGAGCGCGCTTTACGCCCTCGTGGGCTCGATGTGCAGCGCGCTCGCTCTTTACGGGATCGGCAAGGCGCTCCATCTCGAGCTCATCCAGCGGCTCCTGGGAAGCCGCTTCGGGAAGCTCCGCGGCGCGCTCGAGCGCCATGGGGTCATCGCCATCATGACGCTGCGGCTCATCCCGATCGTCCCGTTCTCGCTCTTCAATCTCGCGTGCGGCGGGGTGGGCGTGCGGCTCCGCGATTACGCGCTGGGGACCTTCCTCGGCCTGTTGCCGGGGGTGCTCCTCGTCACCTCGGTGAGCGGCGCCGTGCGCGCCTTCGTCGAGGGCGGCAATCCCCTCACGATCGTCTTCATCGCGCTCTTCCTCGGTATCGCGGTGCTCGCGTTCTACGCGCTGGAGCGTATCAGCCGGACCGGGAGGCCGGGCGCCCATTGAGCTGAGGCGAGGTCAACTCCCCTTGCAGACGTCGGCGCAGGTGCTCGTCGCATCGACGCACGCGGAGGACGCGCAATCCCCATCGAAGGAGCAGGGCGCGCCGCCAGCGCCGAGCGGCGCGCACGTGGCGCCATTGCACGCCATGCCGGCCACGCAGTCTCCGTCCGACGCGCATGGACCGCCCGCCTGCTCGCGCGGCTGACACGTATCATCCTGGGCGCAGCGAAGCTCCTCCTGGCAATCGGAGCTTCCCTTGCACGACCCGCCCACGGCGAGCCGCGGCGCGCACGTCCCCGCGTCGGGCGCCGCGGGCTGGTCGCACCGGAGCGCCGCCTCGCAGTCGAACGGCGACGAGCATGGCTCTCCGACCGCCGCCCTCGCTGTGCACGCCGACGTCATCTGCCCGTTCGCGTCGGTGGTGCGCAGGCACCTGTCCCGTGCGCAGTCCCAGTTCGTGCCGCAGGTCTCGCCCTCGGGTACGGAGCCGTCCCACGCATCGGGGCAGGACGGCGTGAACTCTCCGTTCACCCCCAGAACCACGCCCAGGATCTCGATTTCGGCGCAGGGGGCCGCGGCCACCTCGGCGAGGCACGCCTCCCCCTTTTCCGGGACGAAGGTGCCCTTCACGTCGCCTCCGCCGTTGATGGCAACGAAAATCGCTTCGAGGTCCGAGGCGCACGCGTCGGCGGAGCTCGCGTCCAGGCCGTGCGCGGCCCGGGTCGCCGCGTCGCAGCACGCGAACGTGCGGTTGCAGAGTGCCTTCGTATACCTGGAGAGGAAATCGCTGCCTGCCGGCTCCGAGCCTCCGCTGCTCGCCGGCTTCTCGTCGTCCTCGCATCCGGGCACGGCGAACATCGCGACGGCCGATAGGAGCGTCGCGAGCAAGACAGATCGATGCGTGCGCATGAAGAACCTCCTCGGTCCGATCTTATAGGGATCGCCGGAGGCAAGCTAGAGCTCGGAGCATTCCCGCTCGGCTCCACCGCCGTCTCGATGGGTTTTCTTGGCCCCCGAACTGGCCCACGTGCACGATCTTCCCTTCCAGTGACGCGGGGCGTCCAGTCCGCGTGGAGGGTCTGCCATGTACATCGAGCGATTCGAAAGATGGGCACGGATCTGCTTTCTGGTTGCAGCAGTCGGCGGTTGCACGAAGGTCACGACGCCCGACATCGAAGAGGACACGCCCGAAGCGGCATCCCCTGCCCCCGTTGCCTCGCCCTTTCATCGGGCGGTGGGCGCAGCCATCCCGAGTGAGATCACGCTCCAGTGGGTCGAGGCCTACCAGCGTCGACACCCGAGCGAGGTGCGGTCGCATTTCTTCGGTCGCGATGTCCTCGAGCTGCTGCTCTCGCTGCCCGATTGCGAGGGCATTTCGCTGCAACGCGGGCTGAACGACGCGGGCGAGGCGGTGCTGGTGCTGGTGCCGCTCGATCGTGAGGGCCGGCGCTTGCCCGGCGATGCCTCGCTCGACGCGGCGCACAGCGCGACAGGCTTTTTCTCCGTCGATGCGGGTATGGTCTGCCCTCCGTTTTGCCCCAAGGACGAGCCATCGGACGCCTCGCTCTTGAATCGGACCGTGGGGGCGCCCATCTCCGGGACCACGGCGCTGCGCTGGGTCGACGCCTACCAGAAGCGCTACCCGCGCGAGGTGCGGTCGCACTTCTTCGGCCGTGATGCGTTCGAAGCATTGCTTTCGCGCCCCGGTTGCGAGGGCGTGTCGATGCAGCGGGCGATCGATGACAAGGACAGGCAGACCCTCGTGCTGGTGCCGCTGGATCGAAAAGGCGAGCTCCTCCCCGACGACGAGGCGCTCACCGCCGGGTTCGTGGACCAAGAACCCGAAGCAGGGTTCTTCACGGTCGACACCGGCATGACTTGCCCCCCCAGTTGCCCAAACCCTGAAGAGCACCGGGCGACCGTGCCGGCGCACCTGCCGCGCCCTGACCATCGATCCTCCCCCCACCGATGCTCCTCCATCGGTCCCCCCATGATCGATCCTCCCCCCACCGATGATCCACCATCGGTCCCCCCATGCTCGATCCTCCCCCGACCGATGCTCCACCATCGGTCCTCCCATGTTCGATCATCCCCTCACCGATGATCGTCCTCCCCCGACCGTTGGTCATCTTGCCCAGGGCCCTTACTGCAGGCTGTAGCCTGCAGGGGTGCAGGCTGTAGCCTGCAGTCACATTTCCTCAGCGATTGCCACGACTTGCCCCGCGCACCGCAAGATTGCGACGCCGAGGTGCAGGCTGCAACCAGCAGTTGAAAACCTGCTCATGTGGCCGCGCCAACCCTGCCTGCGCGAAAAACCGCGGGAATCTCGTCGATGCCCCACCTGGCATTCTTCTCGCAAAGGGCTCTCCGTGAACAGCGCGCGTCGCCGGTGTCGAGGTAGCGCCGGCGGCAACCGCCCCGAGGGGAGCTGCAATGCGCCGCTCCCACAGGAGGAGTCCATGAAGCCGAACAAGAAGATCAAGGCCGGCGACAAGCCCGTCCCCGAGGCCGATTTCGACGATACCATCGCGCAGAACCGCGCCTTGCCGCTGGTGGACGTGGCGGCCGTGCCGCGGCCGCCCCTCGGATACCGGGCGACGGACCCCGAGGTGCGCAACCGCCGCCTGCGCAAGGTCGCGGCCGAGCACCGGGCCGAGGCGCTCGACGCGCTCGCGGAGGCGGCGGGGCGCGACATGCCCAACGAGCTCGGCAAGTATGCGCCCGACCCGGAGCGAGCGGCGGCGATGGCCGAGCGGCTGGCACGCGCAGGAGGGCTGGTGACGGTCGCCCAGGCGCTGCTCGCTTATGCGCGCGAGATGGATCAGATTGCGCTGAGCGACGCGATTCTCTTGCTGGAGCAGGTGCACCGCGAGCTATCGCATGCGGCCGAGCACGAGCCTTTACTCGCGGAGCATTACCCCGCGCTGCGGACGCTCTTCGAGGCCCGCCGCGAGGCCATCGCAGAGGGGCGAGCGCGCGCGGCGCGGGAGGCGGAGGTGGCGCCGGCGGAGGCTTGAGCACGGCTCTCCGAGCGCGGGCGGAGGCGGGGGCGGGGGCGCGCGCGCTCGGTCCGTGGCATGAATCGAACGGCGTGGCGCGGCTGCCCTTGCGGTTCCGGCCGGCTTGACGATTGCGTCTGCCTCAGCCGAGCGCAGCGCGAGAGCGACGCCATTGCTCGACGTTCTCGATGGAAGCATACGGGTGAAGCATCGCCCGGTCGAACGGCTCGAAGGGAGCGCCTTCCGCGAGGCGGCGCGGCCAGTCCGGGTTCGCGAGCGCGCCCCGCCCGATGGAGACGAGGTCCGCGTGCCCGCCCTCGATGACGCGCGCCGAGAGCGCCGGGTCGTCCAGTCCTCCATTGGCGATGACAGGGAGCTCGCCGACGTGCCTGGCGATCTCGGTGAGGGAGACGCCTCCCGGGAGCTGCGCGCCCTGGCGCCAGCCCCGCCCCTCGCCCGCCACGTGAAGGTAATCGGCCCCCGCGTCGCGGAGCGCCGCGAAAATGACCTTCCCGTCCTCGGCGCCGCCCGGCCAGCGATAGGTGAAATCGTTCACCTTCGCCTGTGAGACGCGGGTTCCGATCAAGAGCCCGCTTCCCACGACCCCCCGCATCGCGCGCACGGCGTCGGCCGCGAAGCGAATGCGGTTCTCCACGGGCCCGCCGTACGGGTCGGTACGCGTATTCGTGTACGTCGTGAGGAACTGGTCGAAGAGATACCCGTTCGCCGCGTGGAGCTCGACCCCGTCGAAGCCCACGTCCCGCGCGCGGACGGCGGCGCGCGCGAACCCGTCGAGCACGTCGCGGATATCGTCCTCGTTCATCGCCCGCGGCGTCGCATAGGGGCCGCTCCCGCCGTACTCGGGCAGCTTCTCGCCCTTCGGCTGGACGGCGGAGGGGCCGATCGTCTCCCCCCGGTGCCGGTTCCCCTGAGAAAGCGCGCCCGCGTGCATGAGCTGCACGATGATCTTCGCGCCCGCCGCGTGCACGGCGTCGACGATCGGGCGCCACGCGGCGGCCTGCGCGTCGGTCGCGAGGCCCGGCTGGTCTGCGTACCCCTGGCTATGGGCGAGGTCGGGGTAGGTCCCCTCCGTGATCACGAGGCCGAATCCCCCTTCGGCGAAGGCCGCGTAATAGCGCCGCATCGCCTCGGTCGGGACGCCGTCGCCGGCCGTGCTCACGCGCGACATCGGCGCGACGACGAGGCGATTCGAGAGGCGCAGCGCGCCGATGGACGTCGACGAGAGCGCGGGGTGGAGGGCGGCTGCGGTGGAGCGGTTCGTCATCATCATGCCCAAACCATGCGTCGCCGATTTCGATCGAACAATCGTCGCTTTTGTTGACGCATCGTTCACGATCCGTGAACAGTCTCCCTCGATGGATCGTCTTCGCGCGCTCGCTTGGTACTGCAAGGTGGTCGAGTCCCGCGGCATCTCCGAGGCCGCGCGCGCGCTCGGCGTCTCGAAGGCGGTGGTCAGCAAGTACGTCACCGCGCTCGAGGAGGAGCTCAACGCCCGGCTGCTCCACCGGACGACGCGCGCGGTCCGCCCCACGGCGACGGGGCGCGCCGTGTACGAGCGCGCGCGGACCGTGCTCGAGGACATGCGATCGCTCGAAGCCGCGGCCAGGGCCGAGCGCGCCGAGCCCGCGGGGACGCTGCGCGTGACCGCCCCGGTCGCCTTCGGGCTCACGGGCTTCGGCGAGCTCGTCGCCGCATTCGCGCGCGCGCACCCGGCGGTGCGCGTCGAGATCGCGCTCACCGACCGCTACGTGCGGCTCGCCGACGAGGGATTCGACGTGGCCATTCGCATCGCGAAGCGGCTCGACGACGAGGACGTGCTCGCCGTCCGCCTCGCGACGACGCGCATGCTCGTCTGCGCCGCACCTGCATACCTCGCGCGCGCAGGGCGCCCTCGGGCGCCGCAAGATCTCGCCGACCACGCGTGCATCGCGTATGCGCCTGCGGGGACGAGCGGCCGCGTCGCCTGGCACGTCGCCGGCCCCTCGGGGGACGAGCGTGTCTGGATCGAGCCTGTGCTGCGCGCCGACAGCAGCGTGCTGCTGCGCGACGCGACGCGGGCGGGGCTGGGGATTGCGGTTCTTCTCTCGTTCGTGGTCGAGCCCGATCTGCGCTCCGGCGCGCTCGTCGAGCTCTTCGCCGGCGCGGAGGAGCGCACGGTCTTTGCCGTCTACCCCGCGCCGCTGCACGCATCCGCGAAGGTCCGCGCATTCGTGCGCGCGCTCCAGCAGAGCCACCAAGCAGGCCCACCCGACCGCACCGCGTAGCCCGCGAGGGGCTCGCGGTCACGGCTCATTCGACCTCGAAGGCGCCCAGGTCCGGCGCCTTGCCGGAGAACGGGAACATGGGGCCGTCGGTCGAGCCGGCATCGATGAACTGGCTCCCGGGGGCGAGCCTCAGGAAATCGGTCGCCGGGAGGCTGCCATCGGGATTGCGGGGCGCCTTCGCCAGCGAGCGATCGAAGCTCACGAAGTCTGCGTCCGTGGCCCCTTCGAATGCGTTCGTCGTCTGGGTGCCGACGGGCTCGTCGCTCGACTTTCGCTTGTGCGAGATGTTGTTGATGAACGTGTGAAAGCCTCCCTCGCCGAACGCAAAGTTCATGGTGCCGTTCAGCCAGCCCGTGCAGTTCTTCACGGTGATATTTCCGACGTTGTTGTTCTCGTCGAAGCCGCGGACCTTGTTCCCGAAGGCGACCGATCGCGTGATGATGTGGTCGGAGGCGAGCCCGCTGTCCCCGCCCATCTTGAAGCCGTTGCCGTTCCCCATGTACGGGACGGGCGGGGGCTGGCTCATGTAGCCGCCCGATTGGTATCCGTTATCGAACGCCCAGCACTGATCCATGAGCACCGGCTTCAGGGGCTTGCCATTGCGGTTGAAGAGGTCCCAGCCGTCGTCGGAGTTGTTCCACGCGCGGCAGCCGTGGAACTCGTTCCCTTCGCCGACGTTCAGCTTCGGGGCAAACCCATCGGCGTCGCCGCCGTCGGGCGGATCGAAGTTGCTGTACGAGTCACAGTTGATGACCTTGTTGTACGACGGCCACTCCTCGACAGGGGTCAGCTTCTCGCCCAGCCTCCCACCGAGCTGCAACCCCGAGTCCCGGTTGTTGTGGAAGACGCAGTGCTCGATGGTGTTGTGGTGGCCCGCGATGAACAGGCCGTTATCGCCTGCGTTGGCGATCTCGATCCTCTTGAAGTGCCAGTAGTTGCCGATCAGCTCGACGCCGCGCGGGCTCGCCGGGTCCCCTTTCTTGTAATACTGGTCCTTGAAGTCGATCACGACCTTCTCGCCGGGGTAACCGAAGAGGCGCTTCGGGTCGTTCGCCGTGCCATCGTTCCCGAATTCGATCTTCACGGTCGGCAGGTACAGGTACACGCCCCCGCGCATGAAGATCGTTTGCCCCGGCTTCACCATGGTGACCGCTTTATAGAGCGTGGTGGGCGCCTCCAGGGTCCCCGGGTTGCTCTCGAGCCCGTCGGGGGCGACGTAGATATCGCCGTCGGAGGGCGACGGCTCCACACTGCCGCCGCCCGAGCCGCCCGTTCCCGAGCCGCCCGTTCCCGAGCCGCCCATTCCCGCGCCGCCCGTTCCCCCGCCGCCGGTCTCTGCGCCGCCCGTCCCTGCCCCGCCCGTCCCTGCCCCGCCGCTGCCTACCGTGCTGCCTCCGGATCCATGGCTCGTCGTGTTTCCGCCGCCTGAGGTCGTTGCATCACCGCCGGTGGGCGCAGAGCCGGCGCCGCCAGACGTTTCGCCAGCCTGGTTGTCCGGCCCGCCGCTGCCGCCGCACGCGACGGAGGATATGATCATGAAGCCGGCGCAGAGCCGGGCGAGGGAGATTGAGCGCATTGGTTTTTCCTCTCAGTAGAGCGGGTCGTCCTTACAGCCGAAAATCACGCCGACGAGCTCGGCGCCGCCGTTCTTCACCGTCTCGCAGGCGGCGCCGTGGAGCTCGATGCCCTTCATATCGGGGCCGGTGTAGTTCCAGCCCTCGGTCCCCGTGGTATCCTGCTCGACCTGCTGGTCACCGATGAACACGCCCACGTGGTCCGGGTTCGGCGGCGGCTCGCTCAGCGGGAAGAGGCACGAGGCGGCGTTCCCGGTGATCGTTTGCATTGCCGTGACGAGCTGGTCCTTGGTGGCGGCGATGTAGAACTTGGGAGCGAGGGGATCCGGGTCGACGCGCGGCTCGAGCCCCGCGATCGCGACCTCGTTGAGGGCCTTGACCTTGCTCGCGCTCGACGCGACGCCGACCA includes:
- a CDS encoding LysR family transcriptional regulator; its protein translation is MDRLRALAWYCKVVESRGISEAARALGVSKAVVSKYVTALEEELNARLLHRTTRAVRPTATGRAVYERARTVLEDMRSLEAAARAERAEPAGTLRVTAPVAFGLTGFGELVAAFARAHPAVRVEIALTDRYVRLADEGFDVAIRIAKRLDDEDVLAVRLATTRMLVCAAPAYLARAGRPRAPQDLADHACIAYAPAGTSGRVAWHVAGPSGDERVWIEPVLRADSSVLLRDATRAGLGIAVLLSFVVEPDLRSGALVELFAGAEERTVFAVYPAPLHASAKVRAFVRALQQSHQAGPPDRTA
- a CDS encoding right-handed parallel beta-helix repeat-containing protein: MRSISLARLCAGFMIISSVACGGSGGPDNQAGETSGGAGSAPTGGDATTSGGGNTTSHGSGGSTVGSGGAGTGGAGTGGAETGGGGTGGAGMGGSGTGGSGTGGSGGGSVEPSPSDGDIYVAPDGLESNPGTLEAPTTLYKAVTMVKPGQTIFMRGGVYLYLPTVKIEFGNDGTANDPKRLFGYPGEKVVIDFKDQYYKKGDPASPRGVELIGNYWHFKRIEIANAGDNGLFIAGHHNTIEHCVFHNNRDSGLQLGGRLGEKLTPVEEWPSYNKVINCDSYSNFDPPDGGDADGFAPKLNVGEGNEFHGCRAWNNSDDGWDLFNRNGKPLKPVLMDQCWAFDNGYQSGGYMSQPPPVPYMGNGNGFKMGGDSGLASDHIITRSVAFGNKVRGFDENNNVGNITVKNCTGWLNGTMNFAFGEGGFHTFINNISHKRKSSDEPVGTQTTNAFEGATDADFVSFDRSLAKAPRNPDGSLPATDFLRLAPGSQFIDAGSTDGPMFPFSGKAPDLGAFEVE